Proteins from a genomic interval of Thermotoga sp. Mc24:
- a CDS encoding flagellar brake protein, with amino-acid sequence MEYYTELVNAKEVIKPGQNVIVEVSAPEDLEGQYKSSVHDVDFEKGILILSMPSFQGRLVPLPRGTRCTVMILDSSAIYVFRTGVLESGRDEDGFPVTKVPFPGRLRKIQRRRFKRIKIFLEGTYRVASRDEPPKRFVTKDFSAGGMLMVARDILTPEQIIYVTLDLDEDLKLQDHPARVVREAGVLETGERMYGVEFLNVPPALEKKLVSFVFKKEIEMRNKERSESE; translated from the coding sequence ATGGAGTACTACACGGAGCTTGTCAACGCAAAAGAAGTGATAAAACCAGGCCAAAATGTGATCGTGGAGGTCTCTGCACCGGAGGATCTGGAAGGTCAGTACAAAAGCAGTGTACATGATGTGGATTTTGAAAAGGGAATTCTCATCCTTTCAATGCCGAGCTTCCAAGGAAGATTGGTCCCACTTCCTCGTGGAACCAGGTGTACTGTGATGATACTGGACAGTTCTGCGATATATGTTTTCAGAACAGGCGTGCTCGAGAGTGGTAGGGATGAAGATGGTTTTCCGGTGACAAAAGTACCTTTCCCTGGAAGATTGAGGAAGATTCAAAGGAGAAGATTCAAGAGAATAAAGATATTTCTCGAAGGAACGTACAGGGTCGCTTCGAGGGATGAACCACCGAAAAGATTTGTGACGAAAGATTTCAGTGCCGGTGGCATGCTCATGGTGGCGAGAGATATTCTGACACCGGAACAGATCATATACGTTACGCTCGATCTGGACGAAGACCTAAAACTCCAGGATCACCCGGCGAGAGTTGTGAGGGAAGCAGGTGTTCTCGAAACGGGAGAGAGAATGTACGGTGTGGAGTTTTTGAACGTTCCTCCTGCTCTGGAAAAGAAACTGGTGAGTTTTGTTTTCAAGAAAGAGATAGAAATGAGAAACAAGGAAAGGAGTGAAAGCGAATGA
- the cheC gene encoding CheY-P phosphatase CheC, with translation MKISERQKDLLKEIGNIGAGNAATAISYMINKKVEISVPNVEIVPISKVIFVAKEPEEIVVGVKMPVTGEIEGSILLIMGTTVVRKILEILTAQSPDNLLNLDEFSASALQEIGNIMCGTYVSALADFLGFKIDTLPPQLVIDMISAIFAEASIEELEDNSEDQIVFVETLLKIEEEEPLTSYMMMIPKPGYLAKIFERMGIQE, from the coding sequence ATGAAGATCTCGGAAAGACAGAAAGACCTTTTGAAAGAGATAGGAAACATAGGGGCCGGAAACGCCGCCACCGCGATTTCTTACATGATAAATAAGAAGGTCGAAATCTCCGTTCCAAACGTGGAAATCGTACCGATCAGTAAAGTCATATTCGTAGCAAAGGAGCCTGAAGAGATAGTCGTCGGTGTGAAAATGCCTGTAACAGGAGAAATAGAAGGAAGTATTCTTCTCATAATGGGAACAACAGTTGTGAGGAAAATACTCGAAATTCTGACGGCTCAGTCTCCTGACAATCTGTTGAACCTCGATGAATTTTCCGCTTCGGCGCTTCAGGAGATAGGGAACATAATGTGCGGTACTTACGTTTCTGCCCTTGCGGATTTTCTTGGTTTCAAGATCGACACACTTCCTCCACAGCTTGTCATCGACATGATATCTGCCATATTCGCAGAAGCTTCCATAGAAGAGCTGGAAGATAACTCGGAAGATCAGATAGTGTTCGTAGAAACGCTCTTGAAAATAGAAGAGGAAGAGCCTCTGACGTCCTACATGATGATGATACCAAAGCCGGGATATCTGGCAAAGATCTTCGAAAGGATGGGGATTCAAGAATGA
- the cheD gene encoding chemoreceptor glutamine deamidase/glutamate methylesterase CheD, with translation MKKVIGIGEYAVMKNPGVIVTLGLGSCVAVCMRDPVAKVGAMAHVMLPDSGGKTDKPGKYADTAVKTLVEELKKMGAKVERLEAKIAGGASMFESKGMNIGARNVEAVKKHLEEFGIKLAAEDTGGNRARSVEYNIETGKLLVRKVGGGEQLEIKEI, from the coding sequence ATGAAAAAAGTCATCGGAATAGGGGAATACGCGGTTATGAAAAATCCCGGAGTGATCGTGACTCTTGGGTTGGGATCCTGCGTTGCTGTGTGTATGAGAGATCCTGTGGCGAAAGTCGGAGCCATGGCACACGTCATGCTCCCAGACAGTGGAGGAAAAACGGACAAACCCGGCAAATACGCAGACACGGCTGTAAAAACACTGGTGGAAGAGCTAAAGAAAATGGGAGCGAAAGTGGAAAGACTGGAAGCAAAAATAGCGGGTGGGGCCAGTATGTTCGAATCCAAGGGAATGAACATAGGAGCGAGGAACGTGGAAGCAGTGAAAAAGCACTTGGAAGAATTTGGTATCAAACTGGCGGCGGAAGACACGGGGGGTAACAGAGCAAGGAGCGTTGAATACAATATTGAAACTGGAAAGCTTCTCGTGAGAAAAGTGGGTGGTGGTGAACAATTAGAAATAAAAGAAATTTAG
- a CDS encoding FliA/WhiG family RNA polymerase sigma factor, translated as MIRSLLPFIKRIAEDLVQTLPPNVEVDDLIQEGIVAALSSLERYDPSKASFTTFIMKRVKGAMYDYLRKIDWMPRNLRKNVKMIEKAIYESEEFPSDEEIAKRTGLELKEVVRTRNEMMRKQLLMIDAMEDEIVLKTEGPDENAYRELLVEEMRKAIEKLSDKEKLVLSLRFEKDLSLKEIAKVLDVSESRVSQIISKSLLKIKKEVMGDDQAG; from the coding sequence ATGATAAGAAGCTTGCTTCCCTTTATAAAGAGAATAGCGGAAGATCTGGTACAGACCTTACCCCCGAACGTGGAGGTAGACGATCTGATTCAGGAAGGAATCGTCGCGGCCCTGTCTTCTCTGGAAAGGTACGATCCATCGAAAGCGAGTTTCACGACGTTTATAATGAAGAGAGTGAAAGGTGCAATGTACGATTATCTGAGAAAAATAGACTGGATGCCAAGGAACCTGAGAAAAAACGTGAAGATGATCGAAAAAGCGATATACGAAAGCGAGGAGTTCCCGTCCGATGAAGAGATAGCCAAAAGAACCGGTCTTGAATTGAAAGAAGTCGTTCGCACAAGAAACGAAATGATGAGGAAGCAGCTTCTCATGATAGATGCGATGGAAGACGAAATCGTTCTGAAAACAGAAGGACCAGACGAAAACGCGTACCGCGAGCTCCTGGTGGAAGAGATGAGGAAGGCAATTGAAAAACTCTCGGACAAAGAAAAACTGGTTCTGTCTCTCAGATTCGAAAAGGATCTATCTTTAAAAGAAATAGCGAAAGTACTCGATGTTTCTGAATCCCGTGTTTCTCAAATTATAAGTAAGTCGCTTCTGAAAATAAAGAAAGAAGTGATGGGCGATGATCAGGCCGGTTGA